The genomic interval TGATAAGCACCATTCCCGGATAGATAAAATTGGGGTTCCGGATGAGAAAGGAGTTAGCCTCGAGAATGTCGGACCAGCGACCCGCGCGGCGGTAGAAGAAACTCGCGATGGTGGTGAGGGTGTCACCGGATTGCACCGTATAGATGCCACGGGCACCCGTCAGGCGGGCCACCTCGGACTGCGCCTCCTCGAGCCTGAGTCGGGCCTCTTCGAGCTCAACCTGGGTCGCCTCGCCCTCCTCAAGCAGGCCCTCATAAGCGGTGTTGAGTTTCGAGGCGAACAGTTGCGCCCCTTCCAGATCGGAGGCGATGTTGTCCCAGTCCCCGGTAAGGTGTTCGCCAACCAACGAGGGAACGCATGGTAGGCGCTCCAGAGCCTCCGACAAACCATTGAGGCCAAAAACGCTGGTATAGATTCTGTCGCTATAGCTTGTCGCCTGAATCGTAAGCCGCGAGGCTGCTAATGCTCGAGCCGTAAAGGGGGGGACGTTGTGCAGGTCAATCCACGTGGCCGTATTATTCACAATGAGTCCCCACGAGTGAGTTGGTGAGGCTTCCTCTCTATCGAACCTGTAGCGCACGGGGATTGGTGGCTTAGTGTTCAGGAACTCTTCCGTATCAAAAATAATTCGCATTCCATTAAGGTGGCAAGCCCACCTTAGAGACGGTCTGCTAAAGCGGTTTGCGCCGTCAACACTGAAGGTCACGACGAAGCTTCTGTCCTCATCAGTCATCGGGTCGGCACGCTGAAAATAAATGAAGTCCCCAATTTCCTCCTGGGCGACGGCTAACCCGACCAAGGTCAAAACCAAAATACCCAGAACCTTCTTCATTATCCCGCTGGAAGGCAAATGCCTTTTGGCCGTCGGGCGTGATACTCCCGACGTTAAACAATCGCTGAAAAGGGGTAAGTCCGGCATACTGTCAGCTCCTTTCTGTGAAGCGAGAACCCCCCGGCTTTAGCTGTGGGGAGTGTCAACCTCGCTCATACCTCCAGATAAGAGCTCTCTTGAGCAGGATCTGCGGGGAAAGGCTTTGGCGTCCGTGCCCGCCTCGCGGCTGACCTCGACGAAGTAGATCTCGAGATCTTTGGGCTCGAGCTCCTTGGGGCGTGGCCTTCCCGAGACGCCGGGAGAGAGGTGATCGAAGGCCAAGGACGCGCCTTTCGAGCCAGGCGCGGGCAGTGGGCTCGAGGCACTTGGAGAGTTCACGCGCCTGCTCCACCACCTCGGACTTGGTGCGGACACCATGCCGGCCCTGGTAGTGTTCCACGAAACGGGCGAGACTGGGGTCAACGATGATGCTGAGCTTGGTCGTCGCCATAACGAACATTATACTCCGATACAGAGTATGAACCGGTGGTAAAGCTAAGCCGCTGCCCTTTTCGTATTCTTATTTCTGAATGACCGAGAGGGTTATTGGTGGTGCTTAGCGATGATCGCTCGAGCTTCCTCATGGAACTCTTCGACATTGATCGTGCCGAGGCCGAGTTCATCTTGGCCGTGGACGTGACGAAATCGAGGGCGACGTGGAGGCGGTGGACGAGCCGGAAAAGTAGCTCGAGGGATCGCTAGGAACATGTTGAACTGTTGGTGCATCAAGGTGGGCGATGTGTTGAGCTAGAGCTCGAGGGAAACCGAC from Deinococcota bacterium carries:
- a CDS encoding LysM peptidoglycan-binding domain-containing protein, producing MKKVLGILVLTLVGLAVAQEEIGDFIYFQRADPMTDEDRSFVVTFSVDGANRFSRPSLRWACHLNGMRIIFDTEEFLNTKPPIPVRYRFDREEASPTHSWGLIVNNTATWIDLHNVPPFTARALAASRLTIQATSYSDRIYTSVFGLNGLSEALERLPCVPSLVGEHLTGDWDNIASDLEGAQLFASKLNTAYEGLLEEGEATQVELEEARLRLEEAQSEVARLTGARGIYTVQSGDTLTTIASFFYRRAGRWSDILEANSFLIRNPNFIYPGMVLIIP